The DNA window CAAGCGCGTCACGCTCGACTGGGAGCGCGCGTACGCGAAGTCGTACCGCGTCGAGCTGTCGTCCGACGGCACGAACTGGCAGTCCGTGTGGTCCACGACCGCCGGCGACGGCGGCCTGGACACGGCACGGTTCACCGCCACCCCGGCCCGCTACGTACGGATCCACGGCATCCAGCGCGGCACGCAGTGGGGCTACTCCCTCCACGAGGTGGGCGTGTACAGCAGCTGACCCCGAGGGGCGTTCCGTGCCGTGGCCGGCAAGGTCCGCCGGCCACGGCACGGGCCGTGCCCGCAGGCGCCCATGGCCCACGACCGGAGGGAACCCCATGGCACGGATGCGGTCGGCGCAGCGGCGCCGGCAGCTGACGGAGGCCGCGATCCGCGCGATGACCCGGGACGGCGTCGCACGGACGACGACCCGGTCCATCGCCGCCGAGGCGGGCGTGTCCCTGAGCGTCTTCCACTACTGCTTCGACTCCAAGCAGGCCCTGCTGGAGTCGGTCATCTCGACGATCACCGATCACTACATCGGGGTGGTGAAGGACGCCATCCAGCCGAAGGCCACCCTCCGGGAAACCGTCCGGGCCGGCTTCCAGGCGTACTGGGACCACGTGGCCGCCCACCCCGGCGAGCACATGCTCACCTACGAGCTCACCCAGTACGCCTTGCGGCAGCCGGGCTTCGAGCACCTGGCCCGGCGCCAGTACGCGCTGTACGCCGAGACCTACACCGAACTCCTCGAACAGCTCGGCCCGGACCTGGGCTTCGAACCCCGGGTGCCCGTGCCGGCGCTGGCCCGCTACCTGGCGGCCATGACCGACGGGATGACCCTGAGCCTCCTGGTCCTCGGCGACGACGCGGCCTCGGCGGACGTCCTCGACACCATCACCGACCACGTCGCCGGCCTGGTCGGCGACACCACGCCCGTCCTCCGCACCGGCCCGTAGCCGGCGGCGCGCCGGCCCCCGCGCCGCCGAGGGCGGTGCGGGGGCCGGGAGAGGGTCAGGACCGGTACAGCAGCAGGCTCAGCACCTCGTGGAGGACGGCCTCCGGATCGACCACGGCCTCGGGGGTGCGCCAGGCCACGAACCCGTCCGGGCGGACGAGGACCGCGCCGGTCTTCGTCGTGCCGTGGACCTCGGCCCAGTCGGCCCCTTCCTCGGGGGCCAGGTCGGCCTCCGGACTGGTGCCGATGGCGTACGCGTCCAGGCCCAGGCCCATCCGGGAGGCGACCGACCGGGCCGCCGCGCGCCAGGGCGTGCCCTCGGAGCTGAGCAGCACGAAGGACCGCTCGTAGAGGTCCACCGTGGACTGCCGGCCACCCGTCCCGTGGAGCCACATGTGCGGCGCGCGCGTGCCCGGATCACCGGACAGCCGCATCCGTTCGGGCACGACGGGCTGCTCCGGGTCGGAGCCCAGCACCGCGCCCACCGTGTAGCGGTAGCCCATGGCGACGGTGAGCACCCCGCCCGGCCGTCCGCCGCCGCGCGGCCCGGGGGCGGGCTCCGGCTCGTACCCCGGATGGCTGTGCTCCGCCGAACGGGCCGAGGCCCGCTCGCTCGTCGCCCGCGCGACGGGCAGCCGCTCGGCCTCGTAGCTCTGCAGCAGCCGGTGCCCCGCCGCGCCGTTCAGCACGGCGGCGAGCTTCCAGGCGAGGTTGTGCGCGTCCTGGATACCGGTGTTCGAGCCGAACGCACCCGTCGGGGACATCTCGTGGGCCGAGTCCCCGGCGAGGAACACCCGCCCGGTCCCGTACCGCTCCGCGACGCGCTCGGCGGCGTGCCACGGGGCCTTGCCGGTGATCTCGACGTCCAGATCGGGCGCCCCGACGGCCCGCCGGATGTGCTCGACGCAGCGCTCGTCGGTGAAGTCCTCCAGCGTCTCGCCCCGGTCGGGGTGCCACGGCGCGTGGAAGACCCACCGCTCCTGGTTGTCGACGGGCAGCAGGGCCCCGTCGGCGCCCGGCTTCGTCAGGTAGCAGACGATGAAGCGCCGGTCGCCGACCACCTCCGCGAGCCCGCGGGAGCGGAAGGTGATGCTGACGTTGTGGAACAGGTCCCCGTGGCCGGTCTGGCCGATGCCGAGCTGCTCCCGGACCGGGCTGCGCGGACCGTCGGCGGCGACCAGGTAGTCCGCGCGCACGGTGCTGTGCTCGCCGGTGTCGCGGTTCTTGACGACCGCGGTCACTCCGGTGTCGTCGGTGTCGAAGGAGAGCAGCTCGGTGGAGAACCGCAGGTCCGCCCCGAGCGTGGGGGTGACGGACATCAGCACCGGCTCGATGTCGTTCTGGCTGCACAGGCACCACGCCGACGGGCTGAACCGGCCCAGCGCGCCGCCGGGGTCGATCTCCTCGAACAGCCACTCCTGGTCCTCGCCGGTCAGCGAGCCGCCCTGCAGGATGCCGTGATTGTCCGCCAGGACCGAGGCGGCCTCGCGGATCCGGCCCTCCACACCGGCGACCCGGAACAGCTCCATGGTCCGTACGTTGATGCCGCGTCCACGCGGATGCACCGAGGTGCCCGCATGCTTCTCGACCAGCATGTGCCTGATGCCGTGCCGGCCCAGAAACAGCGAGGTGCACAGGCCCACCAGCGAGCCGCCCACGATGAGGACGGGGACGCGGTGGTCGACGTTTTCCTTCATGGCTCTTCCATGCCCTGTGCGAGGGGCGTTCCCTCGCCCGTTCACCCGCTTGGTTCTCCCCTCTCGCGCCGATGGCACTACCGGACCACGATCGGTTCGGGTGGCGCCGCCCCGTGGCGACCGCGATATGTCGAAGGAGTGTGAACGATGACGATCTTGTCGGAACGGATATCCCAGTCCGCCTTCGACGGCGCGAGGCTTCGGGTCGTACTGCTGCTGGACCTGTACGAGGGGGCTCAGAATCGGTTCCTCGAGGTCTACGAGCACATGCGCCGGCGGGTGTCGTCCGTTCCCGGGCACATCCGCGACGAGTTGTGCCAGTCCATCGAGAACCCCTCGCAGTGGCTCATCACCAGCGAATGGGAGAGCGCCACGCCCTTCCTGGCCTGGCTGAACAGCGAGGAGCACGTCGCGACGGTCCAGCCGCTGCACGGCTGCGTGCGCGACACCCGTTCGCTGCGGTTCAGCGTGCTGCGGGATACCGGCAGGGACTCCGCGCCCGGCACGGATCCGGCGCCCGTACCGATCGCCTCCGCGCCCCGCCGCGGGGACGGCGTCGTACGCCACGCCCTCACCTTCACGGTGAAGCCGGGCAGCGAGGCCGCCGTCGCGAAACTGCTGGCCGGGTACGCCTCCCCGCCGGCCCGGGTCGACGACAAGACCCGGCTGCGCCGCACCTCCCTCTTCATGCACGGCAACCGCGTGGTGCGGGCCGTCGAGGTGGAGGGGGACCTCCTCGCGGCGCTGCGCCACGTGGCCCAGCAGCCCGGGGTCAGGGCCCTGGAGGAGGCCCTCAACCCGCACCTCGAGCAGGACCGGGACCTCGGCGACCCCGCATCCGCCCGGATGTTCTTCACCCGCGCGGCGCTCCCCGCCGTCCACCACGTGGCCTCGGGCGGACCCGAGCCGCGGGACACTGGCCGGCACGCGCTCTTCTACCCCGCCAAGGACGGGTGCGGCACGGCGCTGGCACGGCTGCTGGCCCGCCAGGACGAGGCGGCGGTGGACGACCCCGCCAGCCCCGTCACGGCCAGCACGGTCTTCCAACGCGACGACGTCGTCGTCCGGCTGGTGGACGTGCGCGGCCCGCTCGACGCCCGGCCCGCCCTGGCGCTGGGTGTCGAGGGCAGCCACAAGGCGGCCGTACTGGCCCGGCTGCTCGACAGCGCCAAGGACGGCGTCCCCACGACGGAGGACGAACTCACCCGTTTCCTGTGGCGCTCCGAAATGCGTCTGATCACCGACCGGCGTGCGCCGGCGCAAGCCTGAGGAGAGGTCCGTCATGACCGCTGGACTGACTCGACTGACGATGGATGAGCTGGCCGCTCTCATGCACAAGGGCGCGGGCGTCACCGTCGACGCTGCCGCCATGGCCGCCCGCCCCGACGCGGACTTCGAGGAGTGGGGGCTCGACTCCCTGGGGCTGCTCGGCATCGTCGGGGAGCTGGAGAACCGGGGCGGCCGGCCGCTGCCCCCCGACGCGGAGCGGTGCCGGTCGCCGCGGGAGTTCCTGGACCTCGTCAACAGCACACTGATGACCGACGCCTGACGAGGTCCGGGCGGCCGGCGCCCCGAGACCGGCTCCGTGCCGGTCTCGGGGCGCTGTGGCGCCGGGCGCCGCCGTCACCCGGGGACGGGGACGGTGCACTCGAAGGCGTGCAGGTAGGCGTTGACCGGGCGGACCTCGCCGACCACCAGGCCGGCGTCCTCCAAACGGGCGAGCAGGCTGCCCTTGGTGTGCTTCGCGCCGCCCACGTTGAGCAGCAGCATCAGGTCCATGGCGGTGGTGAACCTCATCGAGGGGGTGTCGTCCACCAGGTTCTCGATGACGACGACCCTGGCGCCGGGGCGGGCCGCCTGGATCACGTTCCGCAGGGTCCTGCGGGTGCTGTCGTCGTCCCACTCCAGGATGTTCTTGATGATGTACAGGTCGGCGGCGACCGGGATGGAGTGGCGGCAGTCGCCGGGGATGATGTCGGTCCGCCGGGCCAGCGGTCCGCCGTCGCGCAGCCGACGGTCGGCCTTCGCCACCACACCCGGCAGGTCGAGCAGGACCCCTCGTACGGCCGGGTGCTTCTCCAGCAGGCCGGCCAGGACGTGCCCCTGGCCGCCGCCGATGTCCGCGACCAGCGAGACTCCGGTGAGGTCGAGGATCTCCGCGACGTCCAGGGCCGACTGCGTGCTGGAGGTGGTCATGGCCTGGTTGAACACGTGGGCGGACTCGTGCGCGTCCTGGTGCAGGTAGTCGAAGAACCCCTTGCCGTACAGGTCGTGGAAGACGCTGCCGCCGGACCGCACCGCCTCGTCGAGCCGGGGCCAGGCCTGCCAGGTCCAGGGTTCCGTGCACCACAGGGAGATGTAGCGCAGGCTGTGCGGGTCGTCCTCGCGCAGCAGGCGGGACATCTCGGTGTGGACGAAGGCGCCGTCCGGCGTCTCCGCGAAGATCCCGTGGCAGGAGAGGGCGCGGAGCAGCCGGTGCAGCGGCTGGGGCGCGGCGTTCACCGCCGCGGCGAGGTCGTCCGAGGTGGCGGGCGCGTCCCCGAGGGCGTCGGCGACACCGAGGCGGGCGGCCGCCCGTACGGCGGCGGCGATCGCGGCGCCGAAGACGAGCTCGCGCAGCCGCATGGCCGACTGCGGGGCCGCCGTGTCACCGGAGGCGACATCGAAGTTGACGTTGACGGCGGGGGCGGTGGTGAGGGTGGTGGCGGTGCGGGGGTCGGGACTTACCGTGGTCATACGGCCTCGATTCTCCTGATGAGGGGGAACACCGGTCAGCACATCCCCGCGGGTTGCGAGGTCTCGCACCGGTTGCCGAGGAAGCGGTTGCCGGATCCCGTCCCCTGGTTGGCCAGGTCCGCCGGCTTGTTGCCCCTCACCTCGTTGTCCCTGATCACGTTGTCGGTGTTCGTGGCGCCCACGAAGCTCTTGAAGAGCAGGATCCCGCCGGACAGCGGCGAGGCGCCCACGTTCCCGCGGATCGAGTTGGCACGGATGAGCGTCTCTTCGGCGCCGGTGAGGACGATGCCGGCGCCCTGGATGTCGGGGAGGCGGGTGTTGCCGCGGCAGAACTTGTTGTTCTCGTGGATGCGGTTGCCGCGGATGGTCATGTCCCCGGCGCCCGGCTCGCCCTCGTCGCCCACGACGAAGATCCCGCCGCAGTTCCCGGTGAGGACGTTGTCGTTGACGGAGAGGTTCCGCACCCGCCGGACGGTGACGCCGATCCGGTTGCCGGTCAGCGTGTTGCCGCGGATGACCGCGCCGAGGGTGTCGGTGGCCCCGCCCTCGCGGTCGATGGTGTTGGCGACGAAGATGCCGGACTCCGCGTTGTCGCGGGCGGTGTTGTTGCGGAACGCACCCCGGGTGGACCTCTCCTGGGCGATGCCCCAGGTGCCGTTCTTCTCGGCGGTCACCTGCTCCACGGTCATCCGGTCGGTGCGGGAGGCCCAGATGCCGCTCTTCTTGAAGCCCGTCAGCGTCAGCGACCGGATGCTCACCCGGTTGACGGGCTCGTCCGCGGCTCCTATGACGCAGATGCCGTTGCCCGTCTGTGCGCAGGGGCTCTCGGCGCGCGCCGCCGGCAGGGGCGCGGCCGGCGGCGTGATCACGGTGGTGGCCCCGGAACCCCGCAGGGTCAGGGACTTCGTGATGTGCACGCTCTCGTGGTAGGTGCCGGGGAGCACGAAGATGGTGTCTCCCGGCCGTGCGGCGTCCACCGCTTCCTGGATCGATTCTCCCGGATGCACCGTGCGTCGGGCCGAGGCGGCCGAAGGCGCTGCCACGCCGAGGCCTGTGGCCATGACGACTGAGATGCATGCGAGGACTGTGAGCTGTCGGTTCGTCACGATTTTGAAGTTATGGGGGATCAGGTCCGCCCGCCACACCGGCTGAGCGGATGGATACATACCGGTGGCAAACGGCTCATTTAGAGGTCCGGACGGGTGGTCGCCCCGCGCGCCGCCTTGGCGGCCGGTGGGCGCGGCCCGCAGCGCTCCCGCGCGGCCGCACCGGCCGGGCCGCGAGGGGCAGGGGAAACCCGTCACCCCGCGGTCCCGGCGCCACGGGTCGGAACCGTCCGAACCGCAACCAGTACGG is part of the Streptomyces subrutilus genome and encodes:
- a CDS encoding right-handed parallel beta-helix repeat-containing protein, with protein sequence MATGLGVAAPSAASARRTVHPGESIQEAVDAARPGDTIFVLPGTYHESVHITKSLTLRGSGATTVITPPAAPLPAARAESPCAQTGNGICVIGAADEPVNRVSIRSLTLTGFKKSGIWASRTDRMTVEQVTAEKNGTWGIAQERSTRGAFRNNTARDNAESGIFVANTIDREGGATDTLGAVIRGNTLTGNRIGVTVRRVRNLSVNDNVLTGNCGGIFVVGDEGEPGAGDMTIRGNRIHENNKFCRGNTRLPDIQGAGIVLTGAEETLIRANSIRGNVGASPLSGGILLFKSFVGATNTDNVIRDNEVRGNKPADLANQGTGSGNRFLGNRCETSQPAGMC
- a CDS encoding SchA/CurD-like domain-containing protein; the encoded protein is MTILSERISQSAFDGARLRVVLLLDLYEGAQNRFLEVYEHMRRRVSSVPGHIRDELCQSIENPSQWLITSEWESATPFLAWLNSEEHVATVQPLHGCVRDTRSLRFSVLRDTGRDSAPGTDPAPVPIASAPRRGDGVVRHALTFTVKPGSEAAVAKLLAGYASPPARVDDKTRLRRTSLFMHGNRVVRAVEVEGDLLAALRHVAQQPGVRALEEALNPHLEQDRDLGDPASARMFFTRAALPAVHHVASGGPEPRDTGRHALFYPAKDGCGTALARLLARQDEAAVDDPASPVTASTVFQRDDVVVRLVDVRGPLDARPALALGVEGSHKAAVLARLLDSAKDGVPTTEDELTRFLWRSEMRLITDRRAPAQA
- a CDS encoding acyl carrier protein, which produces MTAGLTRLTMDELAALMHKGAGVTVDAAAMAARPDADFEEWGLDSLGLLGIVGELENRGGRPLPPDAERCRSPREFLDLVNSTLMTDA
- a CDS encoding TetR/AcrR family transcriptional regulator, with amino-acid sequence MARMRSAQRRRQLTEAAIRAMTRDGVARTTTRSIAAEAGVSLSVFHYCFDSKQALLESVISTITDHYIGVVKDAIQPKATLRETVRAGFQAYWDHVAAHPGEHMLTYELTQYALRQPGFEHLARRQYALYAETYTELLEQLGPDLGFEPRVPVPALARYLAAMTDGMTLSLLVLGDDAASADVLDTITDHVAGLVGDTTPVLRTGP
- a CDS encoding FAD-dependent oxidoreductase, which codes for MKENVDHRVPVLIVGGSLVGLCTSLFLGRHGIRHMLVEKHAGTSVHPRGRGINVRTMELFRVAGVEGRIREAASVLADNHGILQGGSLTGEDQEWLFEEIDPGGALGRFSPSAWCLCSQNDIEPVLMSVTPTLGADLRFSTELLSFDTDDTGVTAVVKNRDTGEHSTVRADYLVAADGPRSPVREQLGIGQTGHGDLFHNVSITFRSRGLAEVVGDRRFIVCYLTKPGADGALLPVDNQERWVFHAPWHPDRGETLEDFTDERCVEHIRRAVGAPDLDVEITGKAPWHAAERVAERYGTGRVFLAGDSAHEMSPTGAFGSNTGIQDAHNLAWKLAAVLNGAAGHRLLQSYEAERLPVARATSERASARSAEHSHPGYEPEPAPGPRGGGRPGGVLTVAMGYRYTVGAVLGSDPEQPVVPERMRLSGDPGTRAPHMWLHGTGGRQSTVDLYERSFVLLSSEGTPWRAAARSVASRMGLGLDAYAIGTSPEADLAPEEGADWAEVHGTTKTGAVLVRPDGFVAWRTPEAVVDPEAVLHEVLSLLLYRS
- a CDS encoding methyltransferase, producing the protein MTTVSPDPRTATTLTTAPAVNVNFDVASGDTAAPQSAMRLRELVFGAAIAAAVRAAARLGVADALGDAPATSDDLAAAVNAAPQPLHRLLRALSCHGIFAETPDGAFVHTEMSRLLREDDPHSLRYISLWCTEPWTWQAWPRLDEAVRSGGSVFHDLYGKGFFDYLHQDAHESAHVFNQAMTTSSTQSALDVAEILDLTGVSLVADIGGGQGHVLAGLLEKHPAVRGVLLDLPGVVAKADRRLRDGGPLARRTDIIPGDCRHSIPVAADLYIIKNILEWDDDSTRRTLRNVIQAARPGARVVVIENLVDDTPSMRFTTAMDLMLLLNVGGAKHTKGSLLARLEDAGLVVGEVRPVNAYLHAFECTVPVPG